A window from Ignavibacteriota bacterium encodes these proteins:
- a CDS encoding electron transfer flavoprotein subunit beta/FixA family protein — MKIAVCISHVPDTATKIKIGSDAKSIDPTDVTYILNPYDEFAIEEALKTKEKFGGEVVVISLGDDSNKESIRKALAMGADNGILLKDNGMRDSLSLSKALADEIKFQNADLVFMGKQSVDFDNSITGQLTAEILGYNCVSVVVKFDINENKIVAEREIEGGKEVIETSTPAIITCQKGLNEPRYASLKGIMAAKKKVIEEKNATSFDNKLEIVQMSKPLGKQAGKILGNDSTAVPELVRLLKEEAKVI, encoded by the coding sequence ATGAAGATTGCTGTCTGCATAAGTCATGTTCCAGATACAGCTACAAAAATTAAAATTGGCAGTGATGCCAAATCAATCGATCCAACCGATGTAACTTACATTCTTAATCCCTATGATGAATTTGCAATCGAAGAAGCTTTAAAGACCAAAGAAAAATTTGGTGGAGAAGTTGTTGTAATTAGTCTTGGTGACGATTCAAATAAAGAAAGTATTCGAAAAGCATTAGCAATGGGTGCAGATAATGGAATTTTGCTAAAAGATAACGGAATGCGTGATTCTTTAAGTTTATCTAAAGCCCTAGCAGATGAAATAAAATTTCAAAATGCAGATTTAGTTTTTATGGGTAAACAATCTGTTGATTTTGATAATTCAATAACCGGACAATTAACTGCAGAAATTTTAGGATATAATTGTGTAAGTGTTGTTGTAAAATTTGATATTAATGAAAATAAAATTGTTGCTGAACGTGAAATTGAAGGTGGAAAAGAAGTAATTGAAACTTCAACGCCGGCAATTATTACTTGTCAAAAAGGTTTGAACGAACCGCGTTATGCTTCTTTAAAAGGAATTATGGCAGCAAAGAAAAAAGTAATTGAAGAAAAAAATGCAACAAGTTTTGATAATAAATTAGAAATTGTACAAATGAGTAAACCACTTGGTAAACAAGCTGGTAAAATTCTTGGAAATGACTCAACTGCTGTTCCGGAATTAGTTCGTTTATTGAAAGAAGAAGCTAAAGTAATTTAG
- a CDS encoding YihY/virulence factor BrkB family protein produces MSKFKFLRLIGNFFSFNRYREILGFFNHYIIGLLKRIDEHHIFLAGGGIAFSLILSTIPILLLLFAILGKIVDPLTIEENLSKIIITMIPYPEYAEFTKIAILKRVPEVYQYSTTAFVLGLIGLFFTSTWIFSSMRTILNEIFGYDKEKGIIFGLLRDFGMVILVILMILISTFVLPSINLFITATENLDILVNFKVDKIIHSIYSLTSIIVVLFLFFLFYTIIPYSKLNKKAVFIGALWATILWEFARFTFGYYVVNFLQTNQFYQAFLLVIVLLFWLFYASILFLIGAEIAQLYIERMDSGEKHIL; encoded by the coding sequence ATGAGTAAATTCAAATTTTTAAGATTAATTGGAAATTTTTTTTCTTTTAATCGTTACAGAGAAATTTTAGGATTTTTCAATCATTATATAATTGGTTTATTAAAGAGAATTGACGAACATCATATTTTTCTTGCCGGCGGCGGAATTGCATTTTCATTAATTTTATCTACTATTCCAATATTACTTTTACTTTTTGCAATTTTGGGAAAAATTGTTGATCCGCTAACAATTGAAGAAAATCTTTCTAAAATAATTATAACAATGATTCCTTATCCAGAATACGCTGAATTTACGAAAATTGCAATTTTAAAAAGAGTTCCGGAAGTTTATCAATACAGCACAACTGCATTTGTTTTGGGATTAATTGGTTTATTTTTTACTTCCACATGGATTTTCAGCAGTATGAGAACAATCCTTAATGAAATTTTTGGTTACGATAAAGAGAAAGGAATTATTTTTGGTTTACTTAGAGATTTTGGAATGGTAATTTTAGTTATTCTTATGATTTTAATTTCCACATTTGTATTACCTTCAATAAATTTATTTATTACCGCAACGGAAAATTTGGATATTCTTGTAAATTTTAAAGTCGATAAAATTATTCATTCAATTTATTCCTTAACTTCAATAATTGTTGTATTATTTTTATTCTTTCTATTTTACACAATTATTCCTTATTCAAAATTGAATAAAAAAGCCGTATTTATCGGTGCACTTTGGGCAACAATTTTATGGGAATTTGCAAGATTTACTTTTGGATATTATGTGGTAAATTTTCTTCAGACAAATCAATTTTACCAAGCATTTTTACTTGTAATTGTATTACTGTTTTGGCTTTTTTATGCTTCAATATTATTTTTAATTGGAGCAGAAATTGCGCAGTTATACATTGAAAGAATGGATTCGGGGGAAAAACACATTCTCTAA
- the lnt gene encoding apolipoprotein N-acyltransferase, with the protein MLKKIFRSYKSREQKKENRKELLFGLISGILLALSFPPIPMTYLIFSALIPYLIVIEKRNTLAEINRFTYFTIFFFNIFTLYWVGSWTKDADPFLMLSGSILMFFNPIVFLIPSTLYYFAKKYLNKNIALFLLPWFWLFYEYIYSITDFKFPWLSLSNALPYLTSYVQIVDIIGSYGLTVLIIYTNIFAYKLFQNYNENKKCKFNYAILFILILIIPIIYGMIKINNYKKSTKKVKVGLVQPNLNPNKKWEVGNLNEQINLYLELSNEAIKKNAELIIWPETALPVYLLLDSYKNETLKIQNFVDSNKISILTGMPHANFFTDSLSAPEDAKPMKNSKYFYTSYNSILFFSPNKKVEQYGKIKLVPFGEKVPLVDIFPVLGKWIKWNVGISSWNTGTDTVVFSTKNNFSNYKVGGVICIEAIYPDFISAFVDKGAEFISVVTNDSWYGNSSGPYQHKEIHVLRAVENRRSLVRAANGGISCIINPLGETLSDTKMFTKTILVGDVELRSDKTFFTEHPLLLPYISIVITFFVIISTIIGKFFNKK; encoded by the coding sequence ATGCTGAAAAAGATATTTAGATCATATAAATCCCGTGAACAAAAAAAAGAAAATAGAAAGGAATTATTATTCGGTTTAATTTCCGGAATTTTATTAGCATTATCATTTCCGCCAATTCCGATGACTTATTTAATATTTTCAGCATTAATTCCTTACTTAATTGTAATTGAAAAAAGGAATACGCTTGCGGAGATTAATAGATTTACATATTTCACAATATTTTTCTTTAACATATTTACTCTTTATTGGGTTGGAAGCTGGACAAAAGACGCGGATCCATTCTTAATGCTTTCCGGATCAATATTAATGTTTTTTAATCCAATTGTATTTTTAATCCCTTCTACACTTTACTACTTTGCGAAAAAATATTTAAATAAAAATATCGCATTATTTCTTCTTCCATGGTTTTGGCTTTTTTATGAATATATTTATTCTATAACTGACTTTAAATTTCCGTGGCTTTCTTTAAGTAATGCACTTCCGTATTTAACATCATACGTTCAAATTGTTGATATTATTGGCTCTTATGGACTAACAGTATTAATAATTTACACAAATATTTTTGCGTATAAACTTTTTCAAAATTATAATGAAAACAAAAAGTGCAAATTTAATTATGCAATTTTATTCATACTGATTTTAATTATTCCAATTATTTACGGAATGATTAAAATTAATAATTATAAAAAAAGTACTAAAAAAGTTAAAGTTGGATTAGTTCAACCAAATTTAAATCCAAATAAAAAATGGGAAGTAGGAAATTTAAACGAGCAAATTAATTTGTATTTGGAATTATCGAATGAAGCAATTAAAAAAAATGCAGAATTAATTATTTGGCCGGAAACTGCTTTACCTGTTTATTTATTATTAGATAGTTATAAAAACGAAACTCTGAAAATCCAAAATTTTGTTGATTCAAATAAAATTTCAATTTTGACCGGAATGCCGCACGCAAATTTTTTCACGGATTCTTTATCAGCACCCGAAGATGCAAAACCGATGAAGAACAGTAAATATTTTTATACTAGTTATAACTCTATTTTATTTTTTTCACCAAATAAAAAAGTTGAACAATACGGAAAAATTAAACTTGTTCCTTTTGGAGAAAAAGTTCCTCTTGTTGATATTTTCCCAGTTCTTGGAAAATGGATTAAATGGAATGTTGGGATTTCAAGTTGGAATACTGGCACCGACACTGTAGTTTTTTCCACAAAAAATAATTTTTCTAATTATAAAGTTGGCGGTGTTATTTGTATTGAAGCAATTTATCCGGATTTTATTTCTGCGTTTGTTGATAAAGGTGCTGAATTTATTAGTGTAGTTACAAATGATAGTTGGTACGGAAATTCAAGCGGACCATATCAGCACAAAGAAATTCATGTTTTAAGAGCTGTTGAAAATAGAAGATCACTTGTTAGAGCTGCAAATGGTGGAATAAGTTGTATTATAAATCCATTAGGTGAAACATTATCAGATACGAAAATGTTTACTAAAACTATTTTAGTAGGCGATGTTGAATTAAGAAGTGATAAAACTTTTTTCACCGAACATCCATTGTTGCTGCCATATATTAGTATTGTGATTACATTTTTCGTAATTATATCTACTATTATCGGTAAGTTTTTTAATAAAAAATAA
- a CDS encoding ribonuclease H-like domain-containing protein: protein MGIVIDIETVGFELENLAESQQEFLLRYAEKESDQIIRENKKEEVERFLSLYPYTAKIISIGMLNTETNGIFVLYDDNSEEEIIIEEKGIKYKSINEKELLKLFWNYLSKTDKVITFNGRNFDIPFLMLRSAMLEVKPTINLIHNRYNITKHIDLLDQFTFYGITRKFNLDFYCHAFGIKSPKSKGITGMEIKELYKAGKIKDIAIYCGEDVKATYELYKIWEDYLNI, encoded by the coding sequence ATGGGAATTGTAATTGATATTGAAACCGTTGGATTTGAGTTGGAAAATTTGGCGGAAAGTCAGCAAGAATTTCTACTCAGATATGCGGAAAAAGAATCTGATCAAATTATAAGAGAAAATAAAAAAGAAGAAGTAGAAAGATTTTTAAGTCTTTATCCTTACACTGCAAAAATAATTTCAATTGGAATGTTGAACACAGAAACAAACGGAATTTTTGTTTTGTACGATGACAATTCCGAAGAAGAAATTATTATTGAAGAAAAAGGAATTAAGTACAAATCCATAAATGAAAAAGAACTTTTAAAATTATTTTGGAATTATTTATCCAAAACCGATAAAGTAATTACATTTAACGGAAGAAATTTTGATATACCCTTTTTAATGCTTCGCTCCGCAATGCTTGAAGTAAAACCTACTATAAATTTAATTCATAACAGATACAACATAACAAAACACATTGATTTGCTTGATCAATTTACATTTTACGGAATTACAAGAAAATTTAATTTGGATTTTTATTGCCACGCATTTGGAATAAAATCACCCAAATCTAAGGGAATTACCGGAATGGAAATTAAGGAATTATACAAAGCCGGAAAAATTAAAGACATTGCAATTTACTGTGGTGAAGATGTAAAAGCAACTTATGAATTATATAAGATTTGGGAAGATTATTTGAATATTTAG
- a CDS encoding 2-C-methyl-D-erythritol 2,4-cyclodiphosphate synthase encodes MNFRTGFGYDVHAFSGNRKLFLGGIEIPSEKGLLGHSDADVLLHAICDALLGSLALGDIGQHFPDTDQSYKNIDSKILLKKVSELIKNKGYKISNIDSTIVMEKPKLKDYMFAIRKSIAEILNLNVDQISVKATTSEKLGFVGEEKGAQAYSTVLVFQDLGD; translated from the coding sequence ATGAATTTTAGAACCGGTTTCGGTTATGATGTACATGCATTTTCGGGAAATAGAAAATTATTTTTAGGCGGAATTGAAATCCCTTCTGAAAAAGGTTTGCTCGGTCACTCAGATGCAGATGTTTTACTTCATGCAATTTGCGATGCTTTGTTGGGATCTTTAGCGCTTGGAGATATTGGTCAACATTTTCCGGATACAGATCAATCTTATAAAAATATAGACAGCAAAATATTATTAAAAAAAGTTAGTGAACTAATTAAAAATAAAGGTTATAAAATTTCAAATATTGATTCAACAATTGTGATGGAAAAACCTAAACTGAAAGATTATATGTTTGCAATCAGAAAAAGTATTGCGGAAATATTAAATCTAAATGTTGATCAAATTTCAGTGAAAGCAACTACATCGGAAAAATTGGGTTTTGTTGGTGAAGAAAAAGGTGCGCAAGCATATTCTACTGTTCTCGTATTTCAAGATTTAGGTGATTAA
- a CDS encoding acylphosphatase, whose translation MENQKIRAEIIVSGLVQGVGFRYFVLQKALELKLVGYTKNQYDGTVLTVAEGEKYQIEELFNHLKIGPMHADVRDIKISWKSFVGEFSAFEIRRY comes from the coding sequence ATGGAAAACCAAAAAATTAGAGCGGAAATAATTGTTTCCGGTTTGGTGCAAGGAGTTGGTTTTAGATATTTTGTTTTGCAAAAAGCTTTGGAATTAAAATTAGTCGGCTACACAAAAAATCAATATGATGGTACAGTTTTAACGGTTGCGGAAGGTGAAAAATATCAAATTGAAGAATTATTTAATCATTTAAAAATTGGACCAATGCATGCCGATGTTAGAGATATAAAAATTTCTTGGAAAAGTTTTGTTGGAGAATTTTCAGCTTTCGAAATAAGGAGATATTAA
- a CDS encoding acyl-CoA thioesterase: protein MEIENFKHKITEVVKFHEVDIMGVCNNAVYFNYFEDARIKYLQDLKKNYNLKVILENNLFFIMAHNECDYILPAKLDDELEILTKIIEIRNSSFKFEHLIINKNNSQIIAKGNGILVHINLQTKKSVPLPDEFYNAVNDFEKGVEINKNP, encoded by the coding sequence ATGGAAATAGAAAATTTCAAACATAAAATTACTGAAGTTGTAAAATTTCATGAAGTTGATATAATGGGAGTATGCAACAATGCAGTTTACTTCAATTATTTTGAAGATGCACGAATTAAATATCTTCAAGATTTAAAGAAGAATTATAATCTCAAAGTTATTTTAGAAAATAATTTATTTTTCATAATGGCTCATAATGAATGTGATTATATTCTTCCGGCAAAATTGGATGATGAGTTAGAAATTTTAACTAAAATTATTGAAATCAGAAATTCAAGTTTTAAATTTGAACATTTAATAATAAACAAAAATAATTCGCAAATTATTGCAAAGGGAAATGGAATTCTTGTTCATATAAATTTGCAAACAAAAAAGTCTGTTCCATTACCGGATGAATTTTATAATGCTGTAAACGATTTTGAAAAGGGGGTAGAAATTAATAAAAATCCTTAA
- a CDS encoding STAS domain-containing protein, with translation MLNLQEKKENNSIDQFQNRLKNRFIIEGSSLLGNKVEFSNFFEKDSKSSSEFTIIKILFERATLREASSFKSFLDKTVAEDNKSIIVDLNECEFVDSSFFGVLVAGVKRTKAMGKKFYLIYNNQNRLPIFSATGLDKVFKVFNSISEAEKA, from the coding sequence ATGTTAAATCTTCAAGAAAAAAAAGAAAATAATTCAATTGATCAATTTCAAAATAGATTAAAAAACAGATTTATAATTGAAGGTAGCTCTTTGTTAGGAAATAAAGTAGAATTCTCTAATTTTTTTGAAAAAGATTCTAAGTCTTCTTCAGAATTTACAATTATTAAAATTTTATTTGAGCGCGCAACCTTAAGAGAGGCTTCAAGTTTCAAATCATTTTTAGATAAAACTGTTGCTGAAGATAATAAAAGTATAATTGTTGATTTGAATGAGTGCGAGTTTGTAGATTCTTCGTTTTTCGGAGTTTTAGTTGCTGGTGTTAAAAGAACAAAAGCAATGGGCAAAAAGTTTTATTTAATTTATAATAATCAAAATAGATTACCAATCTTTTCAGCTACTGGTTTAGATAAAGTCTTTAAAGTATTTAACTCAATTAGTGAAGCAGAAAAAGCATAA
- a CDS encoding DedA family protein gives MLEEIIAYISTLETSWIYIILFFFAFIENVFPPSPSDVVVVVGASLISSTSVGFFPILLITSIGSALGFILMYYLGYFLSEKVLRSGKLKFISQDALHKTDEWFTKYGYKIILANRFLPGTRSVISFFSGVHELNVYKTFFYSLISALLWNFLIIYLGMTLGNNIQQIDYYLQTYSNIGLGITVLVVIYFTIKYFLKKRKNNAEKDI, from the coding sequence ATGTTAGAAGAAATTATTGCTTACATCAGCACTTTAGAAACAAGTTGGATTTATATTATACTTTTCTTTTTTGCATTTATAGAAAATGTTTTTCCGCCATCTCCAAGCGATGTTGTGGTTGTTGTTGGGGCTTCTTTAATTTCGTCAACTTCAGTTGGGTTTTTTCCAATTTTATTAATTACAAGTATTGGAAGCGCATTAGGATTTATTCTTATGTATTACCTCGGATATTTTTTAAGCGAAAAAGTTTTACGCTCGGGAAAGCTTAAGTTTATAAGTCAAGATGCACTTCACAAAACTGATGAATGGTTTACCAAATACGGTTACAAAATTATTTTGGCAAATAGATTTTTGCCCGGCACAAGATCTGTAATTAGTTTTTTTTCCGGAGTTCACGAACTAAATGTTTATAAAACATTTTTCTATTCTTTAATAAGCGCACTACTTTGGAACTTTCTAATTATTTATTTGGGGATGACTTTAGGAAATAATATTCAGCAAATAGATTATTATCTTCAAACTTATTCAAACATTGGATTGGGAATTACAGTACTTGTAGTAATTTATTTTACGATAAAATATTTTCTCAAAAAAAGAAAGAACAATGCTGAAAAAGATATTTAG
- a CDS encoding electron transfer flavoprotein subunit alpha/FixB family protein, whose translation MANKILVVLEQRYNVIKKISNEISKAGFELSQKLNCEVEAVINGGEISDLNKIGNYGIKKITLLKNSEFTKYSPSAFSKSLTEFINEINANIILFGNTSLGKDLAPRIAARLDAGIAVDVIKIETSENNIIATRPIYAGKALVDIKINSEKKVFTIRPNVFNPGEPTENNSEIIVKGISSPDFSTKVVEVKKAEGKLDVAEASIIVSGGRGMKEAANFKLVEDLAEVLGAAVGASRAVVDAGWRPHAEQVGQTGKTVSPNLYIALGISGAIQHLAGMRSSKCIVAINKDADAPIFQIADYGIAGDVFEVVPALIAELKSNKFKKMPSFRRWHL comes from the coding sequence ATGGCAAATAAAATTTTAGTAGTTCTTGAACAAAGATATAATGTTATAAAGAAAATTTCTAATGAAATTTCAAAAGCCGGATTTGAGCTTTCTCAAAAATTAAATTGTGAAGTTGAAGCTGTAATTAATGGCGGAGAAATTTCTGATTTAAATAAAATTGGAAACTACGGAATTAAGAAAATTACTCTTCTTAAAAATTCAGAATTTACCAAATATTCACCTTCAGCATTTTCAAAATCTTTAACTGAATTTATAAATGAAATTAATGCTAATATAATTTTATTTGGAAATACTTCACTCGGAAAAGATTTAGCACCGCGGATTGCTGCAAGATTGGATGCTGGAATTGCAGTTGATGTTATTAAAATTGAAACATCCGAAAATAATATTATTGCAACAAGACCAATTTACGCTGGAAAAGCATTAGTTGATATTAAAATAAATTCAGAGAAAAAAGTTTTTACAATTAGACCAAATGTATTTAATCCGGGAGAACCAACTGAAAATAATTCAGAAATAATTGTCAAAGGAATTTCTTCACCGGATTTTTCAACAAAAGTAGTTGAAGTTAAAAAAGCTGAAGGAAAGTTAGATGTTGCAGAAGCATCAATAATTGTTTCCGGCGGAAGAGGAATGAAAGAAGCTGCAAATTTTAAACTGGTTGAAGATTTAGCAGAAGTTTTAGGAGCTGCTGTCGGAGCTTCCCGCGCTGTTGTAGATGCTGGTTGGCGACCTCATGCAGAACAAGTAGGACAAACAGGAAAAACAGTTTCGCCAAATTTATATATTGCATTGGGAATTTCCGGAGCAATTCAACATTTAGCCGGAATGCGATCATCAAAATGTATTGTTGCAATTAACAAAGATGCAGATGCTCCAATTTTTCAAATTGCGGATTATGGAATTGCCGGAGATGTTTTTGAAGTAGTTCCGGCTTTAATTGCAGAACTAAAAAGTAATAAATTTAAAAAGATGCCATCTTTTAGAAGATGGCATCTTTGA
- the ltaE gene encoding low-specificity L-threonine aldolase, translating into MNKIIDLRSDTVTRPSQGMRKAMYDAEVGDDVFKEDPTLNKLQAMIAELLGKESALFVPSGVMGNQICLNVHSNPGDEVICEADAHIFQYESGSPAVLSGIQLYPIKADRGILNPELVEPLIRPTSAYYMPRTKIIEVENTHNRAGGTIYKLEEIEKLQTLVRKHNLKFHLDGARLWNASVATGIKVSEYAKYFDSVSVCLSKGLGTPVGSVIAGTKDFINEAFRVRKAFGGGMRQAGVLAAAGIYAIQNNIERLSEDHEKTKMLANYLVKTGKFELINKEVETNIIIFKPLQKSVEESLSICKENGLLFSVGQIGTLRAVTHMDVSFEDINKVCEIIEKVF; encoded by the coding sequence ATGAACAAAATAATTGATTTAAGAAGTGATACAGTTACTCGTCCATCCCAAGGAATGAGAAAAGCAATGTATGATGCAGAAGTAGGCGATGATGTATTTAAGGAAGATCCAACATTAAATAAGCTTCAAGCAATGATTGCCGAATTACTCGGCAAAGAATCAGCATTGTTTGTACCAAGCGGCGTTATGGGAAATCAGATTTGTTTGAATGTTCATTCAAATCCGGGTGATGAAGTAATTTGTGAAGCAGATGCACATATATTCCAGTATGAATCCGGTTCACCGGCAGTGTTAAGTGGAATTCAACTTTATCCAATTAAAGCAGATCGTGGAATTCTTAATCCGGAATTAGTAGAACCATTAATTCGACCAACAAGCGCATACTACATGCCAAGAACAAAAATTATTGAAGTAGAAAATACACACAACAGAGCCGGCGGAACAATTTATAAATTAGAGGAAATTGAAAAGCTTCAAACTCTTGTGAGAAAACATAATTTAAAATTTCATTTGGATGGAGCAAGATTGTGGAATGCTTCAGTCGCAACCGGCATAAAAGTTTCCGAGTATGCAAAATATTTTGATTCAGTTTCAGTTTGTTTATCAAAGGGTTTAGGAACTCCGGTTGGTTCTGTAATTGCCGGAACAAAAGATTTTATAAATGAAGCTTTCCGAGTAAGGAAAGCATTTGGGGGAGGAATGCGCCAAGCCGGAGTATTAGCTGCTGCTGGAATTTATGCAATTCAAAATAATATTGAACGACTTTCAGAAGATCATGAAAAAACAAAAATGCTTGCAAATTATTTAGTTAAAACTGGAAAGTTTGAATTAATAAATAAAGAAGTTGAAACAAATATTATTATATTTAAACCATTACAAAAAAGTGTTGAAGAATCTTTATCAATTTGCAAAGAAAATGGATTGCTTTTTTCGGTTGGACAAATTGGAACTTTACGAGCCGTAACTCATATGGATGTTAGTTTTGAAGATATAAATAAAGTTTGCGAAATTATTGAAAAAGTTTTTTAA
- a CDS encoding DMT family transporter: protein MILQKKYKSEAILLLITLLWGATFVIVKESLNDISSMAFIALRFLIAGIFLLPFIIKKKFTKQNFNAGILLGILLFIGFAVQTIGLKYTSATKSGFFTGTTVIMIPILQTIIEKRIPTKGVILGSILVMIGIAFLSSGGNSIFSLFNDIATNFNLGDGLTLVCAFFFAIYIIYLDIETTKHEFWVLLFLQIITTAILAILFSFIFSGINLEHFKIDLTNNLIGGILYTSIFATLITTALQTKYQKDVTPAKAGIIFSFEPIFAAIFAFFILGEKITNFGYFGAALIMLGLFISELYENIFIKNGKPKN from the coding sequence TTTTGTAATTGTCAAAGAATCATTGAATGATATTTCTTCAATGGCATTTATTGCATTACGTTTTTTAATTGCCGGGATTTTTTTGCTTCCGTTTATAATTAAAAAAAAATTTACAAAGCAAAATTTTAATGCGGGAATTTTATTAGGTATTTTGTTGTTCATCGGTTTTGCAGTTCAGACTATTGGATTAAAATATACATCGGCAACAAAATCCGGATTTTTTACTGGAACAACTGTAATTATGATTCCAATTCTTCAAACAATTATTGAAAAAAGAATTCCAACAAAAGGAGTAATTCTCGGTTCTATTCTGGTGATGATAGGAATTGCATTTTTATCGAGCGGTGGAAATTCAATCTTTAGTTTATTTAATGATATTGCAACTAATTTTAATCTGGGCGATGGATTAACTTTGGTATGCGCTTTCTTTTTCGCAATTTATATTATCTATTTAGATATTGAAACAACCAAACATGAATTTTGGGTTTTACTTTTTTTGCAGATTATTACGACTGCAATTTTGGCAATTTTATTTTCCTTCATTTTTTCCGGAATTAATTTAGAACACTTTAAAATTGATTTAACAAATAATTTAATTGGCGGAATTTTATATACATCAATTTTTGCAACATTAATTACAACGGCGCTTCAAACAAAATATCAGAAAGATGTAACTCCGGCTAAAGCGGGAATTATTTTTTCATTTGAGCCAATATTTGCAGCAATTTTTGCATTCTTTATATTAGGAGAAAAAATAACTAATTTTGGATACTTCGGTGCAGCGTTGATTATGCTGGGTTTGTTTATTTCTGAATTGTATGAAAATATATTTATAAAAAATGGAAAACCAAAAAATTAG